In Solanum stenotomum isolate F172 chromosome 6, ASM1918654v1, whole genome shotgun sequence, one DNA window encodes the following:
- the LOC125868469 gene encoding uncharacterized protein LOC125868469, with protein sequence MRDMIIEQNDTIAAIRRENNVVPPNNVRPQVRRNVPHIPFVNPEYDNDDFDVEFNLERRDRRGQRGRVEDDNINSIKMKMPSFKGTRDPDLYLDWERRVEAIFDCHNYSEGKKVKLAVVEFSDYAASWWKKLARDRLQEELPPIATWAEMKRVMRKRFIPSYFQRDLQSRLQRLKQGSMSVDEYFKSMDMAMIQANCMEEEEATIARFLNGLNTEIANVVEIQQYVTLDELVDLSVKVEKQIEKKQQNNSWRSRPNTISKKPWSTQEGKAPSKPQDDRGKGKVEEGGKTFNPKSSKPSSSIQCHKCHGRGHMMHECPSRRNILLRENGEYESEKSEGEEEEGEGVSEEDDLELPNDGIIGVVRRIMTINLGSVDEGQRENLFHTRCGIKGKTYSMIIDGGSCANVVSSYLVDKLGIACMKRSTPYRLQWLNDCGEVKVNKQCMISFNVGRYEDEILCDVVPMQACHVLLGRPWQYDRQNFEDVFPDDTPKGLPPLRGIEHQIDFVPGSQLPNRPAYRSNPEETKELQRQVEELLEKGFVRESMSPCSVPVLLVPKKDGTWRMCFVVSSKGVEVDDEKIKAIKEWPKPNSVTEVRSFHGLASFYRRFVRDFSTIAAPLTEVIKKDKVFTWGKEQDDAFNLLKDKLCSAPLLQLPDFSKSFEVECDASGKGIGAVLMQDSKPIAYFSEKLSGATLNYSTYDKELYALVRALATWQHYLWPREFVVKTDHESLKYLKSQGKLSRRHAKWVEFIETFPYVIAYKQGKENVVADALSRRYKFNLQDEFLFKENKLCVPNCSLRELFVREAHCGGLMGHFGVPKTLEILSEHFYWPSMRKDVEKVCSYCLECKQAKSRTLPHGLYTPLPVSNSPWIDISMDFILGLPRTKYGKDSIFVVVDRFSKMARFIPCKKTNDASHVADLFVKEVVKLHGIPRTIVSDRDAKFLSHFWRILWGKLGTKLLFSTSCHPQTDGQTEVVNRTLGNMLRAVLKGKLTSWEDYLPIVEFAYNRTFHSSTGKTPFEVVYGFNPLTPLDLLPLPLVWVHMRKERFPSKRKTKLDPRGSGPYKVLERIGDNAYKLDLPGEFQVSATFNVSDLSHFDADLNSRTNSLQEEGNDSIQGSSTPLKDKDDEPPGLICLERMVNNQRRIQNFEMMSALL encoded by the exons ATGAGGGATATGATTATCGAGCAGAATGACACCATAGCTGCAATTAGGAGGGAGAATAATGTTGTACCCCCAAATAATGTTAGACCCCAAGTTAGAAGGAATGTACCCCATATCCCTTTTGTAAATCCtgaatatgataatgatgattttgatgttgaatttaATCTAGAAAGAAGAGATAGGAGGGGACAAAGAGGTAGAGTAGAAgatgataatataaatagtataaagatgaagatgccATCTTTCAAGGGGACAAGGGATCCAGACTTGTACCTTGATTGGGAGAGACGAGTTGAAGCCATCTTTGATTGCCATAACTACTCTGAGGGTAAGAAAGTTAAACTTGCTGTTGTTGAGTTTTCTGATTATGCTGCTTCTTGGTGGAAAAAGCTTGCTAGGGACAGATTGCAAGAGGAGCTACCACCTATTGCTACGTGGGCAGAGATGAAGAGGGTAATGAGGAAGCGATTTATTCCATCATACTTCCAAAGAGATCTACAATCTCGCCTTCAACGCTTGAAGCAAGGCTCCATGTCGGTGGATGAGTACTTCAAAAGCATGGATATGGCTATGATCCAAGCTAACTGcatggaggaagaagaggctACAATAGCTagatttttaaatggtttaaataCAGAAATAGCTAATGTAGTAGAGATACAACAATATGTAACTTTAGATGAGTTAGTTGATTTGTctgtaaaagttgaaaaacaaattgagaaaaagcaGCAAAATAACTCATGGAGAAGTCGACCAAACACTATCTCTAAGAAGCCATGGTCAACTCAAGAGGGGAAAGCTCCTTCCAAACCTCAAGATGAtagaggtaaaggtaaggttGAGGAGGGAGGTAAAACCTTTAATCCTAAATCTTCTAAACCTTCAAGTTCTATTCAATGTCACAAATGTCATGGAAGGGGGCATATGATGCATGAATGTCCAAGTAGAAGAAACATCCTACTTAGAGAGAATGGAGAATATGAGAGTGAAAAAAGTGagggggaagaagaagagggagaagGTGTAAGTGAGGAAGATGATTTGGAACTGCCTAATGATGGTATAATTGGGGTGGTTAGGAGAATTATGACTATCAATTTGGGTAGTGTTGATGAAGGGCAGAGAGAGAATTTGTTTCATACTAGGTGTGGGATAAAAGGGAAGACTTATTCTATGATTATTGATGGGGGAAGTTGTGCAAATGTGGTGAGTTCATACTTGGTGGATAAACTAGGAATTGCATGCATGAAGCGCTCTACCCCATATAGGCTCCAATGGTTGAATGATTGTGGAgaagtaaaagtaaacaaacaatgcatgatttcattcaATGTTGGTAGGTATGAAGATGAGATTCTTTGTGATGTAGTTCCAATGCAAGCATGTCATGTTTTACTTGGCCGACCTTGGCAGTATGATAG gcagAATTTTGAAGATGTTTTTCCTGATGACACTCCAAAGGGATTGCCACCTTTGAGAGGGATTGAGCACCAAATAGACTTTGTGCCTGGGTCTCAACTTCCTAATAGGCCTGCCTATAGGAGCAATCCTGAAGAGACCAAAGAATTACAACGGCAAGTTGAAGAATTGCTTGAAAAGGGATTTGTTCGAGAGAGTATGAGCCCATGCTCTGTTCCAGTCCTATTGGTCCCCAAAAAGGATGGAACATGGAGGATGT GTTTTGTGGTCAGTTCTAAGGGAGTTGAAGTAGATGATGAGAAAATCAAGGCAATAAAAGAATGGCCTAAACCTAATAGTGtaactgaagttaggagttttcatGGACTTGCTAgtttttataggaggtttgtgCGAGACTTTAGCACCATTGCTGCTCCTTTAACTGaagttattaaaaaagataaggTTTTTACATGGGGAAAGGAACAAGATGATGCATTTAACTTGCTGAAGGATAAATTGTGTTCTGCTCCTCTTTTGCAATTGCCTGATTTTTCTAagtcttttgaagttgagtgTGATGCCTCTGGTAAGGGCATAGGTGCAGTTTTGATGCAAGACTCCAAGCCAATTGCCTACTTTAGTGAAAAGCTAAGTGGAGCAACattgaactactcaacttatgaTAAGGAGCTATATGCCTTGGTGAGGGCGTTAGCTACATGGCAGCACTACTTGTGGCCTCGAGAATTTGTGGTCAAGACTGATCATGAGTCATTAAAATACttgaagagccaaggtaaactTAGTCGTAGGCATGCTAAATGGGTAGAGTTTATTGAAACTTTTCCTTATGTAATTGCTTACAAACAAGGAAAGGAGAATGTGGTTGCTGATGCACTCTCAAGAAGGTAT aaatttaatcttcaagatgaatttctattcaaggaaaataaattatgtgttcctaactgCTCGTTGCGTGAACTATTTGTTAGGGAAGCACATTGTGGAGGGCTAATGGGACATTTTGGTGTACCCAAAACACTGGAAATACTTTCTGAACATTTTTATTGGCCTAGCATGAGAAaggatgttgaaaaagtgtgttctTATTGTCTTGAATGTAAACAGGCTAAGTCTAGAACATTGCCGCATGGTCTTTATACTCCTTTACCTGTTTCTAATTCCCCTTGGATTGATATTTCTATGGATTTCATATTGGGGCTGCCAAGGACTAAGTATGGTAAGGATAGTATATTTGTGGTAGTAgatagattttctaaaatggCTCGTTTTATCCCATGTAAAAAGACTAATGATGCATCTCATGTGGCTGACTTGTTTGTAAAGGAAGTGGTTAAATTGCATGGAATACCTAGAACTATTGTTAGTGATAGGGATGCCAAGTTCTTAAGTCACTTTTGGAGAATTCTTTGGGGAAAGTTGGGAACTAAATTGCTATTTTCTACATCTTGTCACCCACAAACGGACGGGCAAACGGAAGTGGTTAATAGAACTTTAGGGAACATGTTGAGGGCTGTTTTGAAAGGAAAGTTGACTTCTTGGGAAGATTACTTACCTATTgtagaatttgcttataataggACCTTCCATTCTTCTACTGGTAAGACTCCTTTTGAAGTTGTATATGGATTCAACCCCCTTACCCCCCTTGATTTATTGCCTTTGCC CTTGGTTTGGGTGCATATGAGAAAGGAAAGATTTCCTTCCAAAAGAAAGACCAAACTAGATCCTAGAGGAAGTGGGCCATACAAAGTCCTTGAAAGGATTGGAGACAATGCTTATAAACTTGATCTTCCTGGTGAGTTCCAAGTTAGTGCTACTTTTAATGTTTCTGATCTTTCCCATTTTGATGCagatttgaattcgaggacgaattctcttcaagaagaggggaatgatagcatccaaggaagctctactccattgaaggacaaggatgacg AGCCGCCTGGTTTAATTTGCCTTGAAAGAATGGTTAATAACCAGAGGCGTATTCAGAATTTTGAGATGATGAGTGCACTGTTATGA